The following DNA comes from Candidatus Methanomethylicota archaeon.
GCGCAAAAAAGACTATAGTTACTGGAATATTGCTCTCCATTGCAAGAATTGCAGGGGAATCAGCTCCAGTACTTGTAACCATGGGATTTTGGAGATGGTGGTTCTCAGGGTTAAACCGTCCAGTGGCAAACCTAGCTCTAAACGTCTTCATATTTGCCATGTCCCCATTCAAAAACTGGGTAACCCTAGCTTGGGGATCTGCACTAATACTTATATTAATGATTTTAATAATAAGTGTAGCTGCAAGAACTCTGCTCATGAAGGGGTGGCATTAATTGTGGTTAAATTTGATATCCAAAATTTGAATGCATGGTTTGGATCTAAACATGTATTGAAGAATATCAACATGAAAATTGAGGAGAACACTGTAACAGCCATAATGGGTCCATCTGGATGCGGTAAAACCACATTCCTCAGATGCCTCAACAGGATGCATGAATTAACCCCTGGGGCAAGGGTTTCTGGAAAGGTTATATTTAATGGGGTAGACATCTATGATAAGAGTGTTGACCCCGTTATGGTGAGGAGGAAGATAGGTATGGTTTTCCAGAAGCCAAACCCATTCCCAATGTTGTCCATATACGACAATGTAGCAATAGGATTGAAGTTGAGTGGCGTTAGGGATAAGAGGGTTCTAGATGCTGCTGTAAAGAGAAGCTTAGAGCTAGCTAACCTATGGGATGAAGTTAAAGATGAACTACATAAGTCTGGAGCAAGCTTATCCGGTGGACAGCAACAGAGACTTTGCATAGCACGTGCATTAGCCGTTGAACCTGAAGTCCTCCTAATGGATGAACCATGCTCAGCCCTAGACCCAATATCAACAGCGAAAATAGAGGAGCTGATAAGGA
Coding sequences within:
- the pstB gene encoding phosphate ABC transporter ATP-binding protein PstB — translated: MVKFDIQNLNAWFGSKHVLKNINMKIEENTVTAIMGPSGCGKTTFLRCLNRMHELTPGARVSGKVIFNGVDIYDKSVDPVMVRRKIGMVFQKPNPFPMLSIYDNVAIGLKLSGVRDKRVLDAAVKRSLELANLWDEVKDELHKSGASLSGGQQQRLCIARALAVEPEVLLMDEPCSALDPISTAKIEELIRKLAEDYTIIIVTHNVQQAARVSDFTAFFYFGELIEYGPTRQVFENPQNELTERYITGKFG